A genomic window from Glycine max cultivar Williams 82 chromosome 17, Glycine_max_v4.0, whole genome shotgun sequence includes:
- the LOC100814091 gene encoding peroxidase 40 has protein sequence MQLVLLCLLILKLTPAFATTPNDAYGGDSSGCPLGTDIYQYTCPEAEAIIFSWVEQAVSQDSRMAASLLRLHFHDCFVNGCDASVLLDDTQDFVGEKTAGPNLNSLRGFEVIDQIKSELELVCPQTVSCADILATAARDSVLLSGGPIWEVQMGRKDGITASKNAANNNIPGPNSTVDVLVAKFENVGLTLKDMVALSGAHTIGKARCRTFRSRLQTSSNIDFVASLQQLCSGPDTVAHLDLATPATFDNQYFVNLLSGEGLLPSDQALVNGNDQTRQIVENYVENPLAFFEDFKLSMLKMGSLASPTQTNAQIRRNCRTIN, from the exons ATGCAATTAGTACTATTGTGTCTACTGATACTGAAGCTCACTCCAGCCTTTGCAACCACCCCGAATGATGCCTATGGTGGTGATAGTAGTGGCTGTCCATTAGGGACTGACATATACCAATACACTTGCCCTGAAGCTGAGGCCATCATATTCTCTTGGGTGGAGCAGGCAGTGTCTCAAGACTCAAGAATGGCAGCCTCACTTCTTAGGCTACATTTCCATGATTGCTTTGTTAAT GGTTGTGATGCTTCAGTCTTGCTAGATGACACACAGGACTTTGTTGGTGAGAAAACTGCGGGTCCAAATTTGAATTCCCTGAGAGGATTCGAAGTAATCGACCAAATCAAATCCGAACTGGAACTAGTCTGTCCACAGACTGTCTCTTGTGCTGACATACTCGCAACTGCTGCCAGAGATTCAGTTCTTCTG TCAGGAGGTCCAATTTGGGAGGTGCAAATGGGAAGGAAAGATGGCATTACTGCTAGCAAGAATGCAGCAAATAATAACATCCCAGGTCCAAACTCCACTGTTGATGTGCTCGTAGCTAAGTTCGAGAATGTAGGCCTTACACTTAAAGATATGGTTGCCCTTTCAG GTGCGCACACTATAGGGAAAGCTCGGTGCAGAACATTTAGGTCGCGCTTACAGACTAGTAGTAACATTGATTTCGTCGCATCATTGCAACAGTTGTGCTCAGGACCCGACACAGTTGCACATCTTGACCTGGCTACACCTGCTACGTttgataatcaatattttgtaaatCTTCTATCTGGGGAGGGATTGCTCCCATCAGACCAGGCTCTTGTGAATGGCAATGATCAGACACGACAGATTGTCGAAAACTACGTGGAGAACCCATTAGCTTTCTTTGAGGACTTCAAACTTTCTATGTTGAAAATGGGAAGCTTGGCATCACCAACTCAAACTAACGCCCAGATTCGTAGGAACTGCCGAACTATTAACTAA
- the CIF1 gene encoding cell-wall inhibitor of beta-fructosidase precursor, whose protein sequence is MKIMESLALIFYSTLVLATISVPATNSRIIHQKNNANLIEETCKQTPHHDLCIQYLSSDPRSTEADVTGLALIMVNVIKIKANNALDKIHQLLQKNPEPSQKEPLSSCAARYKAIVEADVAQAVASLQKGDPKFAEDGANDAAIEATTCENSFSAGKSPLTNHNNAMHDVATITAAIVRQLL, encoded by the coding sequence ATGAAAATTATGGAATCATTAGCTCTTATCTTCTACAGTACTCTTGTTTTAGCTACGATTTCAGTTCCAGCAACTAACTCCAGAATCATCCATCAAAAAAACAATGCCAATCTGATTGAAGAAACTTGCAAGCAGACACCCCATCACGACCTTTGCATCCAATACCTCTCCTCCGACCCTCGCAGCACCGAAGCAGATGTGACAGGGCTGGCACTTATTATGGTCAACGTAATCAAAATCAAAGCAAACAATGCATTGGACAAAATCCACCAACTGCTTCAGAAAAACCCTGAACCTAGTCAAAAGGAACCACTGAGTTCGTGTGCTGCTAGATACAAAGCAATTGTGGAAGCTGACGTGGCACAAGCCGTTGCGTCTCTGCAGAAAGGAGACCCCAAGTTCGCAGAAGATGGTGCCAATGATGCTGCTATTGAGGCCACCACTTGTGAGAACAGCTTCTCTGCTGGGAAATCGCCACTCACCAATCACAACAATGCTATGCACGATGTTGCAACCATAACTGCAGCTATAGTTAGACAATTGCTCTAG
- the LOC100500640 gene encoding cell wall / vacuolar inhibitor of fructosidase precursor has translation MTNLKPLILFFYLLAIVVMISIPSSHCSRTLLPENEKLIENTCKKTPNYNVCLESLKASPGSSSADVTGLAQIMVKEMKAKANDALKRIQELQRVGASGPKQRRALSSCADKYKAVLIADVPQATEALQKGDPKFAEDGANDAANEATYCETDFSAAGNSPLTKQNNAMHDVAAVTAAIVRLLL, from the coding sequence ATGACAAACTTGAAGCCTctaattctcttcttttatCTCCTAGCCATTGTTGTTATGATTTCAATACCATCAAGCCACTGCAGCAGAACCTTGCTTCCAGAAAACGAAAAGCTGATAGAGAACACTTGCAAGAAAACTCCCAACTACAACGTTTGCCTTGAGTCTCTGAAGGCAAGCCCTGGGAGCTCCAGTGCTGACGTCACAGGGCTGGCTCAAATCATGGTCAAAGAGATGAAGGCCAAAGCAAACGATGCATTGAAAAGAATCCAAGAGTTGCAGAGGGTGGGAGCATCGGGGCCTAAGCAAAGAAGAGCCTTGAGTTCTTGTGCTGATAAATACAAAGCGGTTTTAATTGCTGATGTTCCACAAGCCACTGAGGCTCTGCAGAAAGGTGACCCCAAGTTTGCTGAAGATGGGGCTAATGATGCTGCTAATGAGGCTACTTATTGTGAGACTGATTTCTCTGCAGCAGGGAATTCCCCACTCACCAAACAGAACAATGCTATGCATGATGTTGCTGCTGTTACTGCCGCTATTGTTAGATTGTTGCTCTAA